A region from the Drosophila ananassae strain 14024-0371.13 chromosome 2L, ASM1763931v2, whole genome shotgun sequence genome encodes:
- the LOC6501406 gene encoding pheromone-binding protein-related protein 6, with protein MIKHLAVLIFLLGSAAAQVPRRDAEWPPPAILKMAQHFHDLCAPKTGVTDEAIKEFSDGQIHEDEALKCYMNCLFHEFDVVDENGDVHMEKLLNAIPGEKLRNMMINASKDCIHPEGDTLCHKAWWFHQCWKKADPVHYFLV; from the exons ATGATTAAGCACCTGGCTGTGCTGATATTTTTGCTTGGTTCTGCGGCTGCCCAGGTTCCCCGTCGAGATGCTGAG tGGCCGCCGCCAGCTATTTTGAAAATGGCTCAGCATTTTCATGATCTCTGTGCCCCCAAAACAGGAGTAACAGACG AGGCCATCAAGGAATTCAGCGATGGCCAAATTCACGAGGACGAAGCTCTCAAATGCTATATGAACTGTCTCTTTCACGAATTCGATGTCGTTGATGAAAACGGCGATGTCCACATGGAGAAGCTGTTGAATGCTATTCCCGGTGAAAAGCTCCGTAATATGATGATCAATGCCTCGAAGGATTGTATTCACCCGGAGGGCGATACTTTGTGCCACAAGGCCTGGTGGTTCCATCAGTGCTGGAAAAAGGCTGATCCTGTTCATTATTTCTTGGTCTAA
- the LOC6501407 gene encoding general odorant-binding protein 83a gives MALNGFGRSVLLIALSLLSGALILPPAVAQRDENYPPPGILKMAKPFHDSCVEKTGVTEEAIKEFSEGEIHEDEKLKCYMNCFFHEIEVVDENGDVHLEKLFETVPRMMRDKLMEMSQNCVHPEGDTLCHKAWWFHQCWKKADPKHYFLP, from the exons ATGGCTTTGAATGGCTTTGGTCGGTCTGTCCTTTTAATCGCCTTGTCGCTGCTCAGCGGAGCGCTGATCCTGCCGCCGGCTGTCGCGCAGCGTGACGAGAAC TATCCACCGCCGGGCATCCTGAAAATGGCCAAACCCTTCCATGACTCGTGTGTGGAGAAAACAGGCGTTACCGAGG AGGCCATCAAAGAATTTAGCGAAGGAGAGATCCACGAGGATGAAAAGCTCAAGTGCTACATGAACTGTTTCTTTCACGAAATTGAAGTGGTGGATGAAAATGGAGACGTTCATCTGGAGAAACTCTTTGAGACAGTGCCTCGCATGATGCGAGATAAACTGATGGAAATGTCGCAAAACTGTGTTCATCCCGAAGGCGATACCTTGTGCCACAAGGCCTGGTGGTTCCATCAGTGCTGGAAAAAGGCCGATCCTAAG cACTACTTCTTGCCTTGA